DNA from Corynebacterium aurimucosum ATCC 700975:
ACCGTCAACGAGACGCGCCCCTCCACAGCCAAACACCCCACACGCCTGCGCGATTCCTGGTTTAGCAGCGCCGATTCCGATCGCGGCACGCCCGGCGCGGGTGCTCAGGACGCCGCAGCATGGCTAGAAAAACTAAAGAAGGTGGACTGCCGCATGCTCATGCCGTGGGCCAACGCAGACACCGACGCCGTGGCCAAAGTGGGCAATGAATGGCTCACCCACGAGGCCGTAGAACAAGGCGCAGACACCATCGAGCGCATCCTCGGCGCCCCGCTCAGCACGCAGCTCACCGCACCTGCCTCTGGGACGAGCGAGCATGCGATGTCCGTTCCGCTGTTGGTGGCGGATAATTCCGAGTGGGCAGGCAAGGCCGCCACCTTCGATGCCTCCCTCGGCGCACTCTTGGCCCAAACCGGGTCGAAGCCGCAAACCACCGGGTACTCCAATCCGGAGCTGCGCTACGATTTCTCGATCGATTCGGAGCAGGCGAGGGCGCTGACGGCGGGGGCGTCGATAAGCGTGGCGTCTGCACAAGAGGAGACCGTTGCCAAGCTGCCGAATTACCAGGACCCTGCCGCCGCACGTTCGGTGATGGAAGCAGCGCAGCGGCTCCTCGATACTGGGCGCCTCCAGCCCCGCCCCGTTACCGCGCTAGAGGTGGAGGAGGGCAGTGGGAGTCCCGGCAGCCCCTACCCGGACCCTTCAGCCTTTCACGACGCCGAGATCACACAGGTAACACAGCAGGCGCGCTATACCGACGAGTTGATGTCCATCATGGTCAACGACCCCAGTATTGCCATGACGCGCTACGACTTCACGGCGCCCCTGCGCCACGATCTGCTCACGGCGCTCAGCGCGACCGGCCGCTCCAGCCTGCACGGTTTTCCGACTTCGGTGACGCAGAGCCGCTCCCGGTTGGAGAAGAACGCGGATATGCTTCGCGAGCTCCGCGCCTCCGTATCCCTCATCCCACCGGGCAACGTGTATACCCGCGTCTCAGAGTCATCGCCGCTGCTCATCGTGGCGGAGAACGGCCTGCCGCTGCCTGTCGACGCCCACCTGGCTTATGACGCCCCCGACGGCGCCACGTTGAACACGCAGAACATGATTCACATCCCGGCCAAGGGATCCATTACCGTGTCCATGACCGCTGACCTGCCCAGCAACGCTGACCAGACGTCGCTGCGCCTGTGGCTAGCAACACCATCTGAGCACCTGATTTCGGATCCAATCGACATCACGGTGCAGACGCGTGCCGGTATCGTTAGCGTCTATGGAGTCGGCGCGATCGCCGCGCTCGCCCTCGCCCTAGCTGCCCTGTTCCGTCTGGGTAAGCGGAAGAAAAAGAAGTCTCACGGATAGTTTTTCTCTATGACACATGAACCTATGTCTGGTGCCCGTCGACGCATTGTCACGCCCTCGCCGCCGGCACCGGTCCCGGAAAAGCGCGCGCCGAGCGGCGTCGTAGCTGTCGACGACGAACTCGAGGACCGTTCGGGACTGAAGGGCAAGTCTGCCTCGACCCCAAGTGAGTCCGCCGGCGAGAAGAACTCCGACGGCGCCGTCGTCCGCGCGACCGGCTCCATGGCTATCGCAACGTTGATTTCCCGCATCACGGGATTCATTCGCAACGTGCTCATCGGCTCTTCGCTTGGCCCGGCCATTTCCTCCGCCTTTACCACGGCGAACCAGCTACCCAACCTCATCACGGAGATCGTGCTGGGTGCGGTGCTGACCTCACTCGTGGTTCCAGTGCTGGTGCGCGCGGAAAAGGAGGATGCAGACCGCGGCGAAGACTTTGTCCGGCGCCTCTTCACACTGGCCTTCTCCCTGTTGGCCACGATCACGGTGCTTTCCTGTATTTTTGCCCCGCAGTTAACGCGCATGATGTTGCCGGAAGACGGCGAGGTCAATGCCGTGCAGGCGACCTCCTTTGCCTACTTGCTGCTGCCGCAGATCTTCTTCTACGGGCTTTTCGCGCTCTTCCAAGCGGTGCTCAACACGAAGAACATCTTCGGGCCAGGCGCGTGGGCACCGGTGGTCAATAACATCATCTCGATTTCGGTGCTGGTGGCCTACCAGCTGGTGCCGGGCAGTCTGCATCCCGATGCGCCCTCGCCGATCACGGACAAACACGTGTTGCTTCTTGCGCTGGGCACCACGGCGGGCGTGGTGGTGCAATGCCTCATCCTCTTTCCTTATCTCAAGAAGGCGGGCATTAACCTCAAGCCGCTGTGGGGCCTGGATGACCGCCTCAAGCAGTTCGGCGGCATGGCCATGGCAATCGTGGCCTATGTGGCGATTTCCCAGTTGGGTTACGTCATCACCTCCCGCGTGGCGGCGCATGCGGATAAAGGCGCACCCTTTACCTACCAGCAGGCCTGGCTGCTTTTGCAGGTGCCCTATGGCGTCATCGGCGTCACGCTACTCACCGCGATTATGCCGCGCCTTTCCCGCAACGCCGCGGACGGTGACGTCAAGGCCGTGGTCCGGGATCTCACGCTCGGCACAAAGCTGACGTTTATCGCCCTGATCCCGATCGTCATCTTTATGACGGGCTTCGGCATCCCGATCGCCCGCGGCCTCTTCCAGTACGGCGCCTTCGACGCCGACGCGGCCGAGCTGCTCGGCCTCACGCTGAGCTTCTCCGCCTTTACCCTCATCCCCTACGCCCTCGTGCTGCTGCACCTGCGCGTCTTCTACGCCCGCGAGGAAGCGTGGACGCCGACGTTTATTATCGCCGGCATCACGCTGACCAAGGTCGTGCTCTCCCTGCTAGCCCCGCACGTTGCGGACTCCCCGGAGCGCGTGGTCATCCTGCTGGGTACGGCCAACGGCTTCGGCTTCGTGGCCGGCGCAGTGATCGGCGGTTTCCTGCTCAAGCGCAAGCTGGGCAGCCTGGGCGGCCGCGCGGTCATCGCCACCACCGTGTGGTCGGTGCTGGCCTCCATCGTGGGCCTAGTCGTAGCCTACGCCTTCAACTACGGCATCAATTTCGTGCTCCCGGCCGAGGTTCCGCCGTTTGTGTACCTGCTCAAGCTCGCCGTCGTGGGCCTAGTGTTCGTGATCGTGACCGGCATCGTGCTCTCGCGTTCGGGCCTGCCGGAAGTCATCAACCTAGGCCGCCAGCTGCAGCGTATTCCGGGCATGTCACGCTTCATCAAGATCGAGCATGCAGAGGCTATCGAGGTCGAGGAACCGGAGCAGCTGGAGTTCCAGCCGATCTTCAGCGTGGATGCCTTCAACTCTTCGCCGGTGCCACCGCCGATGTCTGCCGGTATCGTGCGCGGTCCGCGCCTGGTGCCGGGCGCCCCTGTCTCCGATGGCCGCTTCCGCCTTCTCAAGGACTATGGTTCCGCCCCGGGTACCCGCTTCTGGAAGGCCCGCGAGCAAGCAACTGGACGCCTCGTATCTCTGACCTTCGTAGACACCACGGGCGAAGCTCCGATGGCACCGGCCACCCCGGCCGTGGCTGCCCGCCGCTCCGCGGAGGTATCCCGCTCCACGCGCCGCTTGGCGGAGATGGAGCTGGATGCCATGGCGAAGAACATCGATATCCTGTCCTACCGCCAGGGCTGCCTCGTCGTGGCGGATTGGGTGGAGGGCACGTCCCTGAAGACGGTCTCGGAGGATGAGGACCTCGATCCCCGCGCCGTCGCCCACGCCTTGGCACCGCTGGTGCGCACCACGGCCGCCGCCCACGCGGCGGGACTCGTGCTGGGCATTGAAAACCGCAACCGCATCCGTATTTCCACCGAGGGCATTGCCACCTTGGCCTTCCCAGCGGTGCTGCACAGCAACGATGAGGAAACTGACCGCTCGGCGCTGGCCTCCGCCATCTCTCTCCTGGTGGAGTCCACCAGCCCAACACCGGAGGTGCTACAGGAGATTGCTACCGACGCTGAAGAGGGCGAGGACTCCGATCTCGAGGACATCGCCCACCGCTTGGCGGCCTTCGCCGGCGATGGCGACGACGGCGAGGAGACCCTCCAGATTCCAGTGGAGGAGACCCCGCGCAAGGAGGACCCGAGCCCCGCTCCGGGTTTCGGCGGCCGCGGCTATTCTGGCTCCGGCATCATCGTGCTCGGCGTGCTGGCTACCCTCTTCGTCGTGGCGATGGCCGCACTCAGCGTGTGGATTCTCTCCCAGGTGGGTAATGAAAAGACTTCCCCAGTGGTGACGAAGAGCGAATCCACGACGGAAACGACCTTCCCCAACGTGCCGCCGGTGCTCTTCAAGGACGTGAAGACCACCTCCGTTCCGGAAGGCAAGGAAGTATCTGGTTCATGGTCCACGAAGAAGGCAGACACTGGACTCCTGCTCAGCATTGACAAGCCCACGCAACTTCGCGCGCTTCCGCTGCAACAGAGCAAGTCCACCGGCGCGAAGTATGAGGTTTATGGCGTCAATACCAAGGACTTCGATCCCACGAACCCTAAAGCCGCGACGCTGACCGAGCTCGCACACGGCACCCTGACGAGCGCACGCCAAGACATCGAGCTCAAGGAGAAGCCCGTGGCCTTCGACGGCGCCCTCATCGTCTTCACCGACATGCCCAAGTCCGGCTCCGTCACGCTGAAGGAGGCCACCCTGGTGGGCATCCCCACCAACTAACCCACCACCTCACGCATTTCCCCAGACCTCGATCCCGAAACTCCCTGCGTGCTCACTCAGACGCATAACGCGCTTAACGACGCCCACCTGCAGGTTTCGGGTTGCAGGTCTGGGGCTTTATTGTTCTTGCGATTTCTTCCCTTGACAGATAAGAGAAGGAGCGTATAATTATTGTTGTCACGTCAACAACCTAGAGAAACCTAGAAGAAACGAGGAAACCATGACTATCACCGCAGGAACCTACGCACTGGACGCAGCACACACCACTATTGGCTTCGTCGCACGCCACGCCATGATCACCAAGGTGCGCGGCAACTTCAACGAGTTCGAAGGCACCCTAACCGTAGGGGAGAACATTGCTGACTCCGCCGCCACCGCCACGGTGAAGACCGCATCCATCGACACCAAGAACGCTGATCGCGATGCACACGTGAAGGGCGAGGACTTCTTCGACGTTGAGAAGTTCCCGGAGATGACCTTCACCGCGACCAAGTTCGACGTTAACGAGGCAGGCGAGGGCACCGTCACTGGTGACCTCACCATCAAGGGCACCACTAAGTCCGTCGACTTCAAGGTTGACGAAGCCGGCGTGGCCGAGGATCCCTTCGGCAACACCCGCTTGGGCTTTGAGGCTAAGACCTCCATTAACCGCCTCGACTTCGGTATCGACTTCAACGCTCCGCTGAAGACCGGCGGCGTGCTGGTCTCCGAGGAGATCAAGATCGAGCTCGAGGTTTCTGCCATCAAGCAGTAAGCCATAAAGCGCGAAACCTATTCGTAGGAAGTAGTTCTTAGTTGTTGCCCGTAGTGCCCATTTTGGTACTGCGGGCAACGGCTTTTTTGTTGCGGAGTTGTTTGAAACAACTTTGAGTGACCGGCATGTGATACGCACCGCAGCGACGTTTA
Protein-coding regions in this window:
- a CDS encoding YceI family protein is translated as MTITAGTYALDAAHTTIGFVARHAMITKVRGNFNEFEGTLTVGENIADSAATATVKTASIDTKNADRDAHVKGEDFFDVEKFPEMTFTATKFDVNEAGEGTVTGDLTIKGTTKSVDFKVDEAGVAEDPFGNTRLGFEAKTSINRLDFGIDFNAPLKTGGVLVSEEIKIELEVSAIKQ
- the murJ gene encoding murein biosynthesis integral membrane protein MurJ, coding for MTHEPMSGARRRIVTPSPPAPVPEKRAPSGVVAVDDELEDRSGLKGKSASTPSESAGEKNSDGAVVRATGSMAIATLISRITGFIRNVLIGSSLGPAISSAFTTANQLPNLITEIVLGAVLTSLVVPVLVRAEKEDADRGEDFVRRLFTLAFSLLATITVLSCIFAPQLTRMMLPEDGEVNAVQATSFAYLLLPQIFFYGLFALFQAVLNTKNIFGPGAWAPVVNNIISISVLVAYQLVPGSLHPDAPSPITDKHVLLLALGTTAGVVVQCLILFPYLKKAGINLKPLWGLDDRLKQFGGMAMAIVAYVAISQLGYVITSRVAAHADKGAPFTYQQAWLLLQVPYGVIGVTLLTAIMPRLSRNAADGDVKAVVRDLTLGTKLTFIALIPIVIFMTGFGIPIARGLFQYGAFDADAAELLGLTLSFSAFTLIPYALVLLHLRVFYAREEAWTPTFIIAGITLTKVVLSLLAPHVADSPERVVILLGTANGFGFVAGAVIGGFLLKRKLGSLGGRAVIATTVWSVLASIVGLVVAYAFNYGINFVLPAEVPPFVYLLKLAVVGLVFVIVTGIVLSRSGLPEVINLGRQLQRIPGMSRFIKIEHAEAIEVEEPEQLEFQPIFSVDAFNSSPVPPPMSAGIVRGPRLVPGAPVSDGRFRLLKDYGSAPGTRFWKAREQATGRLVSLTFVDTTGEAPMAPATPAVAARRSAEVSRSTRRLAEMELDAMAKNIDILSYRQGCLVVADWVEGTSLKTVSEDEDLDPRAVAHALAPLVRTTAAAHAAGLVLGIENRNRIRISTEGIATLAFPAVLHSNDEETDRSALASAISLLVESTSPTPEVLQEIATDAEEGEDSDLEDIAHRLAAFAGDGDDGEETLQIPVEETPRKEDPSPAPGFGGRGYSGSGIIVLGVLATLFVVAMAALSVWILSQVGNEKTSPVVTKSESTTETTFPNVPPVLFKDVKTTSVPEGKEVSGSWSTKKADTGLLLSIDKPTQLRALPLQQSKSTGAKYEVYGVNTKDFDPTNPKAATLTELAHGTLTSARQDIELKEKPVAFDGALIVFTDMPKSGSVTLKEATLVGIPTN